In Ischnura elegans chromosome 3, ioIscEleg1.1, whole genome shotgun sequence, the sequence GCAGAGTCACAGCGTCTTACGTGCTTAAAATGTGCTTACGAATGGACGCCAAACTGAGTAATGGTAATTATCATACTCGCGTACCGTACGTAGTGTCATAGCGCCGAGGTGTGGAAATACTATGATTTGCAGTGCCTGTGACTTAAATGTAATTGATGATTCTCACGATACCTTACCAAAGCGGAAGGGAAGAATGCCCTGCAGTTTATGCTCATGGTGGTACAATATTTGTGGCATGGTGGCATGATTAGAATGTGAGCCTCGTCTCGTTAACCCCAGCTTTTTACCACTCCGATCTCCTCTTTCCAGATGCCGGCCCCCCTTTGAGGGCTGGTTGTACTGGGGGGCGTGTAAAGTAGGTTGCACTAATGCACCTTTTCCTACGACCCGAGGATTCACCGGGTGGATCCTGGCTGGCTAGGGGAAGGTGTGTCATTGgttatgtatgaatatgtaatttggtTAAGGTGGTACAAGTGGTACGCCGAATAAAGATGGCGGTTTGAGAAGTTTCCATAGATCGTTCGTGTTATTGCCAAATGCTTGTTCTATTCCCAATTGTCTTGAACCTATGTGTTTAGTTGTGGTCTGGGCACcaccaaatataagtttaaacatGGCGCAGTCGTTAGACAAGTTGGGAGGAATAAATAAGTATTAGTAACTGGTGTAATAGTCAAATATATCATCATGGACGCGTTGTTGGCATCGTCGGTGAAACTTCCACCAGATCTCGACCTCCAGGGTGCCAATGCTGCTACTAAATTTCCTGCGTGGTTGGATGCATTTGAAGATTACTTGATTGCCATCGGACATGATGAATCGCATGATAAAGTCAAACTATCACTGTTGCGAAATATTATGGGGGAGGAAGCCCGCAGTGTTCTGTCAACGATCCCAATGACTGGCGAGGAACGCAAATCTTATGAAAATGTGACCAAAAGACTTGGTGAATATGTGAAGCCACGGACGAATGAGTGTTACGAACGATACTTGTTTATGGATCGGAAGCAAAATGAAGGTGAGACTTTTGGCCAGTTTATGACAGCATGCAGGAAGTTAATTAAATCTTGCAATTATAACGATACAACGGATGAAGAAACCGTTGAGGAGaaaattttgagggataaaatagTGCATGGTATTAGGGATAAAGTTATCCGTGAAGGTCTGTTAAGAGTTGATAACTTAACATTGAGGAAGGCAGAAACTTATTGTCGAGCGACGGAACAGAGCAGACAACAGGCAAACAAGATGGAAGAAATAGGCGACACAGCAGGTACAGTAGTGGATGCTGTAAAAACCAGACACAGGCAAAGCAATTCAAAACCCCAAGGTAAAGTGtttcagaagaaaatatttaaatgtacacGATGTCAAACAGAACATGGTATTCGTCAATGTCCAGCTTACGGGAAGACATGTCGAAAGTGTGGGTTGAAAAATCACTTTGCCGTCTCGTGTAAGGTAAAAGCTGTGAAAAGTGTAGAAAAAGACGATGAGAATGAATCTGATTCGTctctattattttgtgaaaatgtgaATGTTGTTTATAATGTGACAAAGGGTGATCAAAGTGTGAAAAGTGTTGAAAGTATTACTCAAAATGTTACCGAGTGGTTTGCTATACTAAATGTGGAAGGTAAGAAAGTGAAGATGAAGCTAGACCCAGGATCGGAAGTAAATGTAATGCCTTTGTGTATTTTGGAGAAACTTGATAAACCAGTAAGCTTACGTAAAACAAATGTCCAGTTAGAAGGTTTTGATGGTAGTAAGAAAAAACCTTTGGGTGTTGTAAATTTATGTTGCAAATCAACTAACAATCAGTCATGTCTTGATTTTATGATTGTTGAGTGGAAATGTAAAGTTTTATTGGGTTTACCAGGGTGTTGTGCGTTAAATCTTGTCCAAAGGGTTACTCAAACTAATGAAAAAGTGCACCAAATCAAAGCTCAGAAAGCAAAAGTGCCAGATATGTTAAATTTTAGTgctgaaagtaaatttatttcagagaacAAAGAAGTATTCCAAGGTCATGGGCAATTTCCGGACAAGTGTTCACTAAGTATCAGAGACAAGGTAGGAGAAATATTGTATCCTCCATCCAGAGTCCCGCATGCCCTCATGGATCAGTTTAAGTGTGAATTGGATCGATTGGAAAAAAGAGGTGCTATTTGCAAAGTTGAGAACATGAGTGATAATGCATGTGTTAATAGAATTGTCTTGATTGAGAAATCAAACAAGAAGTTGAGACTATGTTTGGATCCGTCAgatctaaataaaattattgttagaaAACCTTTGATTCCATACAAATTGGAGGATATTTGCATGAAATGTAGAgggaaaaaattttttacaaCCCTTGATCTGTCCGAAGGGTTTCATCAATTACTATTAGATGTTGAATCATCTTGGTTATGTTGTTTTGCTACACCGTTTGGTGTTTATCGTTACAAAGTGTTACCTTATGGGTTAAGTAACTCAGGTGATTTATTTGATgagaaagtgttaaaatattttggtagcaTACCTAATGTCATTGTGTGTAGAGATGATTTGCTTATCATGGGAAGGTCTGATGAGGAACATGATCAAGCCCTACAAAATGTGATCAATACTGCCAAAATGGTTAATGCCAAATTTAATGGAGACAAAATGCAATTTAAGAAATCTAAGGTCAAATTTATGGGACAAATAATTTCTGAACAAGGGATGCAAATTGATCCTCAAAGAGTAGATGCCCTAAAGTCACTTAAGAgtccaaaaaataagaaagagttgCAAAGACTTTTAGGCTCATTTAATTATGTAAGACGGTATGTACCAGATATGAATCAGGTCATGaaaccattatttcatttattgaaggAGAATGTTGAATTTAAATGGTTGCCTAATCATGATAAGGTCCTTGACAATCTTAAAGATAAAATCTCACAAGCATCATCCTTAGTTCCCTTTGATCCATGTAAGCCAATAATTATGCAATGTGATGCATCTAAGGATGGACTAGGATGTTGTCTCTTTATTAAATGtggaaatgagaataaattagtAGCATGTGTTTCAAGAACAATGAGTGACTGTGAAGTGAATTACAGTCAATGTGAAAAGGAATTACTTAGTATTTATTATGGAGTAAAGAAATTCCATGAATTCATTTATGGTCTACATGTTACGGTTCAAACAGATCATAAACCTTTGTTATCTGTGATAAAAAAACCAATTTGTAAGATCGGTTCAGTAAGGTTACAAAGACTCAGGCTGAAGTTACTGAAATATGATCTTGAATTAACCTATGTTCCGGGTAAATATTTGCACTTTGCAGATATGTTATCACGAGCTACTCATGACAAACCTGAAATTGACCCTGAAATGTTTGAAATGGTTCATTCAATTAGCAAACACCTTCCAATGTCAGATGAACGTCAACGTTCATTTCGACTAGCTACGTCCAAAGATCCAACGTTAATGTTGATCTCTAAATATTGCAGGGAGGGTTGGCCCAAAAATGAGAAGGTTGGTAATGAGTGTAAACCGTATTACAACAAACAATGTGATATATTTGTAGAAGCAGGAATGCTCTATCTTGGTGATAAAATCATTGTTCCTAAATCAATGAGGCAATATGTATTGGATATTGTACACAAGGGACATACAGGGGTAAATAAAAGTATTGCCAAAGCAAACCAATTATTTTGGTGGCCTGGCATGTCAAGTCAGATTGCTGAGTATATTCAGAAATGCAGACCCTGTGAAAAGTTTAGGCCATTTAAAACCAAAGAGAAATTGACCCCTCACTCTGTGCCTAAATTTAGATTTGAAAAGGTAGGagcagatttatttcaatttgggaaCAAGTCTTTTTTAGtcattgttgattatttttcacaatggTTAGAAGTATCTATTATCCCAGATAAGTCAGCACATTCAGTAATAAATGCTATGCAACAAATATTCAAATGGACAGGTTTTCCAAAGACTGTTATAGCTGACAATGTACCTTTCATGTCACAATTGTGTCAAAGTTATTTCCAAGAAAGAGATATTACTCTTAGAACAAGTACCCCTCATTATCATCAAAGTAATGGCAGAGCTGAGCAAGGAGTAAGTGTtggcaaaaagttgttaaaaaagtgTTTTGAAGATGGTTCTAATTTTCATGAAGCTCTAATGGAGTATAATAACAGTCCAATCATTAGCTTAGGAGCCTCACCATCTCAAGTACTAAATAGTCGCATTATGAGGTCTAGGTTGCCAATATCTCTATGCCAGTTAGAACCCGAAATACAAATGGATGTGTATGAAAAACTGTGTGCAAGACAAAGTAAGATGAAAGGATGGTATAACAAGCAAGCTCACAGGAAGGAGGAGGAATTTTTTAAGGGGGAGAAGGTAGTGGTTAGAAGTTCAAAAGACAATTGTTGGGAAAAAGCAACTATCACAAAAAAGGCAGATGAACCAAAATCATATTGGATTAAGGTAGATAGAACTGGATCAGTGGTTAGACGtaatagttatcaattgaaaaagtcAAAAACCTCAAGTGATGAGAGATGTCTATTTCCATTGTATGAAGATGTTTCTAACTTAAACCATATGGGGAGTGATActgtaaaggaaaattttataattcctgaACATGTCAATGTACCAAATGTGAgtggaaaaatgcatgaaaatgttaaCTGTATGGCTCATGAGAGTGGAGCAACTAATAAGAATGTTGTACTTACTAGGAGTGGAAGAATGGTTAAACCAGTGCAAAGAATTAATCTATAATTGTTCATCCTGTAATTATATTGTACTGTTCAAAAAGAAATCTAAAGGTGTGAAAGATTTCGGAGGGAGGTGTGTCATTGgttatgtatgaatatgtaatttggtTAAGGTGGTACAAGTGGTACGCCGAATAAAGATGGCGGTTTGAGAAGTTTCCATAGATCGTTCGTGTTATTGCCAAATGCTTGTTCTATTCCCAATTGTCTTGAACCTATGTGTTTAGTTGTGGTCTGGGCACcaccaaatataagtttaaacagAAGGCCCCTTGAATGCTGTAGGAGGAAgtggcaaatgattttttatgtgcTTGTACTGTTGTTTCCAAAAGCAACGtacaatataaaagaaaaattaatgtttcacCTATAGAACATGAACACAGAAGTCTACCCTACGTTATCATTTGTTAACCTAGGTCGAGGGGCCAAGGAGAACCACAAGACTTGATTGCTATAAACTAACactgaaaaataatcaatgaaacgCATTATGCCTGTTATGTTCTGTGCGGGGAGAAAGTGGAGCCTCTCACGGTAGTAATTTACAGTAACGCGACCGTTGGTTGAACATTGGCTGAGCTTGGTTAAAAAATCGGTACTACGTTCGCAGTACCGGTATTAATTCGATTACCCAGAACAGCAACACAACGCTACAACTGCGCGTCTACGTAAGTTACTGCATTACGAAATTACTTAAGATCGTCCCTCGACCCAACTAACTACAGAAGCTTTGAGACTAATTGTAGGGTTAAAGGTAAGAGCGACATCAGCAATTTGCGTGACCAAAGCAGATGGGAAGAAAACTTAGGTGTCCTGTGATACATGCTCATGGTTATAAAACATTACATCGTCTTCGAAAGCAGATATGATGAAACATACATGGATTTGTGAACTTGTTTGATGTGTTACCCTCCCTCTTTACCACTCCTCAACTCCAGATGCCACCTGACCTTTGATGACAGCCATGGGGTACTGGGGGACAGCCATGCCGTCTGCCTTGGGGAGAGGCCAAGAAGAGCCTTGACTGCTCTGAACATACACTCTGGAAATTAATCAATGATAGTACTTTTGCCTGCAGCACAGTCActcacccttttagtcgccttgtacgacaagcagggatactgctgGTGTATTCTTCACCCCCACCAGCAGGGGTAATTTGAAATGCGAATTTAACCTCAGGTTTTGTACAATTCCTCGAGGGGCCAATGATGCTTGAACAAAAATTTCTAGATACCAATGTAAGAGTGGCACGCTGAAGTGCCTACAAGATCAAATCCCTTAATGGAGGAAAACTACAGCACCAATGATGAAATTCTAGGGAGACAAGAACATAGAATAGAAACTTCACTAGATCGGCAATGTAAAAAATCCAACCATAACTACCGATATAAAGCCAgcagcagaatatttttttaagaacctAATCTGAATATTCATTTAAGGCAAACCACTAAAACAcatttaatttccaaatttattaacaaattaGTGAGCATTAGAAGACATGCCATGAATGGCCACCAATCACCATAACATGGCATTTTCATTTATAACCATTGATTGTAGTTTTGTACACGAGACAGGCAAAACTAAAGGCTCtagctgtgaaaaaaataaaaaaccattaT encodes:
- the LOC124155265 gene encoding uncharacterized protein LOC124155265, whose protein sequence is MDALLASSVKLPPDLDLQGANAATKFPAWLDAFEDYLIAIGHDESHDKVKLSLLRNIMGEEARSVLSTIPMTGEERKSYENVTKRLGEYVKPRTNECYERYLFMDRKQNEGETFGQFMTACRKLIKSCNYNDTTDEETVEEKILRDKIVHGIRDKVIREGLLRVDNLTLRKAETYCRATEQSRQQANKMEEIGDTAGTVVDAVKTRHRQSNSKPQAQSLTLLVALYDKQGYCWCILHPHQQG